The genomic interval AACAGAGGCTTCATCGATCTGGAAGCTCTGGCTCCAGTTCTGTAAGTATCTTTaatctctttcttttttcttaaaataaaaaattctgtattaattaaattaaagtcagatatatatattatatattaaataatattaatattttgatGATGTGATATAGTCTGAGGATGATGGGCAAGgtggaagaagaaagaagggaCTGAAACAAAAGATAAAGGAGAAGCTGCCAGGTCATCATGATGATCAAGGTCAGCAGGGTCATGTTGGTCAAACTTATGGAACTTCAACAACTACAGCTCCCGGTGTTTATGATGAGACTGAGCACCATGAGAAGAAGGGAATTATGGAAAAGATCAAGGAAAAGCTAcctggtggtggtggtggacaccatgAATAATAAATATGAACAAAATACTAGTACTTCaacatcttatatatatatttatatatataaagtgtgtTTGTTTGAGTTATTAATAATGATGATCATGATCGGTGTGTGAGTGATGAGTGTGTAtgcatatatgtatgtatatgtatatgtattgcTTATTCGATCGTCTGTTGTATTACCCAGctgtaataataatatatatgttgtgcttttattattattacgtTTGATcagtattaatatatatacaactGATTTCGTGAACCTTTCTCTCTATTTATAAGattaagtttatatatatataaataaaaaaaaaaaagtttacttTAGTACAACAAAATTGTCAAATgactaaaattattaattatttctgTAGTATCACTAAAAAACTgtgataaaaaatattaatcagaaaaaattataatttgtttttttttttgttttaatttagtAAAACTAAATcagtaatattata from Cannabis sativa cultivar Pink pepper isolate KNU-18-1 chromosome 4, ASM2916894v1, whole genome shotgun sequence carries:
- the LOC115714088 gene encoding dehydrin Rab18-like, with translation MSHLQNQYGATTVTPQTDEYGNPIQHSTTTTGGHMSGGHGGAYDTTGGPTGVGYGTTGGTGTGTFDTGLGGHQQQRLHRSGSSGSSSSEDDGQGGRRKKGLKQKIKEKLPGHHDDQGQQGHVGQTYGTSTTTAPGVYDETEHHEKKGIMEKIKEKLPGGGGGHHE